One Novosphingobium sp. 9U genomic window, AATCGAACAGCCGGCGGATCTCGGCGCGCAGGATCGCCGGGTTCTGGAAAGCCGAGAACAGGCTCTCGATTGTGTCGAGCACGATCCGCTTGGCCCCAATTTCCGCCACCGCGAGTTCCAGGCGCAGGAACAGCCCTTCGAGATCGTAGTCGCCGACTTCGGCCAGCTCGGACGGATCGATGGCGATGTGCTCGATGTGGACCATCTTGCGCGCGATCAGATCGTCGAGCTCGAAGCCGAGCGAGGCCACGTTGTCGACGATGTCGCCGGGCCGCTCCTCGAAGGTGACGAATACGCCGGGCTCGTTCTCCTCGCGCGCGCCGTTGACCAGGAACGTCGAGGCGAACAACGTCTTGCCGCAACCGGCCGAGCCGCACACGAGTGTTGGGCGCCCGCGCGGCAAGCCGCCGAGTGTCAGATCGTCGAACCCGTCAATTCCCGTCCGCGCCTTCGCGATGCCGTCCGTCACGCTACCCCGCTGTGTGCCTTGTGCTCGCGATCGCGTTAAGCCCGCTCGCACCTCTCGGCAATCGCATTGGCACAATCATCCGGTCGGCGCGTCCGGCAATCGTTCCAGCAGCGCAGCGCTAAACTGCGCCGGGCCGCCGCGGTTCCAGCGTGTTCCGCACGGACGATCATTTTCCCCCGGCGAGCAGCGCGACCTTGACGCGCCACCCGCCCTGCCCCGACTGTCGGGGCAAGATAAGGGAGAGACGATCGCCATGAACCCACCCCGGCCCAGGCCCAAGCTCGACCAGGAGAACCGTGCGTTCTGGACCGGTGGTGCAGAGGGCAAGCTGCTGATCGTGCACTGCCACGACTGCGGGCAATGGACGCACCCGCCCCGCATCCTGTGTCGCCACTGCCAGTCCGAGAACATCGCACCCGAAGCCGTCGCGGGCACGGGCGAGATCGACACTCTGACCGTCAATCACCAGCCCTGGGCCAAGGA contains:
- a CDS encoding Zn-ribbon domain-containing OB-fold protein: MNPPRPRPKLDQENRAFWTGGAEGKLLIVHCHDCGQWTHPPRILCRHCQSENIAPEAVAGTGEIDTLTVNHQPWAKDLEVPYVIARVRLDGVPGVYLTTNIVGSPVEDVHFDDKVRVVFEEQDGIFYPLFEKHVPNTAEGVA